The Panicum virgatum strain AP13 chromosome 5K, P.virgatum_v5, whole genome shotgun sequence genome has a window encoding:
- the LOC120710135 gene encoding uncharacterized protein LOC120710135: MFWGETWNGPDPRTKSKRIERLQASKKSCARPDGFGLLPRKKPSARTATPSKFPTRPQLPLRTGRPHATRTRAEGRQAGATAGRGRHQAASMLELLLVGCSSVVVLLHGASLFLRALFAPRHAVARPISFLGFVA, encoded by the exons ATGTTTTGGGGAGAGACCTGGAATGGTCCAGACCCGAGG ACAAAGAGCAAGCGGATCGAGAGGCTGCAAGCAAGCAAGAAATCTTGCGCCCGGCCGGACGGTTTTGGTTTGCTTCCAAGGAAAAAACCTTCAGCCCGCACGGCCACGCCATCTAAATTCCCAACCAGACCCCAGCTTCCCTTGCGAACGGGCCGGCCGCACGCGACGCGAACCCGAGCagaaggcaggcaggcaggggcAACAGCAGGGCGGGGGCGCCATCAAGCAGCAAGCATGCTGGAGCTCCTGCTGGTGGGGTGCAGCAGCGTGGTGGTGCTCCTCCACGGCGCCAGCCTCTTCCTCCGCGCGCTCTTCGCCCCGCGCCACGCCGTCGCCAGGCCCATCAG CTTCCTCGGGTTCGTGGCCTGA
- the LOC120707609 gene encoding transcription factor-like protein DPB — protein sequence MAAPCGDADGAGLPPLPRRGGGGNAADREEEGDKSNKARKETAGAQRIARWGLRECSKIVSKKVETKGRTTCNEVADEICAELKLTFNGQEFDDKNIRRRVYDVFSMLIALRVIAKDKKEIKWTGLSNFRYEKMKKLEEAHKELTARIKNKKKLLQEIEKQFDDLQNIKFRNQVLQRPAESANGICLPFLLVKASKKARVEIEISEDSNFAGFDFNCAPFTLHDDVSILDGIRRNSIRRAR from the exons ATGGCGGCCCCCTGCGGCGATGCCGATGGAGCCGGGTTACCTCCGCTTCCCAGACG cggcggcggcggcaatgcggccgatagggaggaggagggcgataAGAGCAATAAGGCGAGGAAGGAGACGGCCGGGGCGCAGCGGATCGCCCGGTGGGGGCTCCGCGAGTGCAGCAAGATAG TTTCTAAAAAAGTTGAGACCAAAGGACGGACTACTTGTAATGAG GTTGCAGATGAAATTTGTGCGGAGCTAAAGTTGACGTTTAATGGTCAAGAG TTTGATGATAAGAATATTAGGAGGAGAGTGTATGATGTTTTTAGCATGCTAATTGCACTACGAGTTATTGCAAAAGACAAAAAGGAAATAAAGTGGACGGGCCTTTCTAATTTCAGATATGAAAAGATGAAGAAATTGGAG GAGGCTCACAAAGAACTCACAGCCAGGAttaagaacaagaagaaacttCTCCAGGAAATTGAAAAACAG TTTGATGACCTCCAGAATATCAAGTTTCGCAACCAGGTACTACAGAGACCAGCAGAGAGTGCGAATGGTATCTGCCTTCCATTCTTATTGGTCAAG GCATCCAAAAAAGCAAGGGTAGAAATTGAGATTTCAGAGGACTCAAATTTCGCAGGTTTCGACTTCAACTG TGCACCATTCACCTTGCATGATGATGTCTCAATTCTTGATGGGATCAGGCGCAATAGCATAAGAAGAGCTCGGTAG